Proteins encoded in a region of the Perca fluviatilis chromosome 6, GENO_Pfluv_1.0, whole genome shotgun sequence genome:
- the ubac1 gene encoding ubiquitin-associated domain-containing protein 1, whose protein sequence is MFVQEEKIFAGKVLKIHICTMDGTEWLEEVTEDTTVEKLKEKCLKHYVHGSLEDPKTLTHHKLIHAATERVLTDTKTVADENLKDKEVLLLIKKRPPPTAPKMADVSSDEKKKQDNKAPDKDAILKATGNLSTRHTDRTVTQHNIRDFQTELRKILVSLIEVAQKLLALNPDAVELFKKANAMLDEDEDDRVDETALQQLTEMGFPESRAIKALRLNHMSVTQAMEWLIEHVDDPSVDTPIPGQDSSGAAGATAAATPGSSAAASAAASAAASAAASGPNLLRSLSSQLSTEESSRQDELTEIFKRIRRKREFRPDSRAVIALMEMGFDEKEVVDALRVNNNQQDAACEWLLGDRKPSPEDLDKGIDTNSPLFQAILENPVVQLGLTNPKTLLAFEDMLENPLNSTQWMNDPETGPVMLQISRIFQTLNRT, encoded by the exons ATGTTTGTCCAAGAGGAGAAGATATTCGCCGGTAAAGTGTTGAAAATACACATCTGCACCATGGACGGCACGGAGTGGTTGGAGGAAGTCACGGAAGACACCACTGTAGAGAAGCTGAAGGAGAAGTGCTTGAAACAT TATGTTCATGGAAGTCTAGAAGACCCCAAAACACTCACCCACCATAAACTCATACACGCTGCTACAGAGAGAGTCCTCACAGACACTAAAACTGTCGCTGATGAAAATCTGAAAGATAAAG AGGTTTTGCTGCTCATAAAGAAAAGACCGCCACCAACCGCTCCCAAGATGGCAGACGTTAGTTCTGATGAAAAG AAGAAACAAGATAACAAGGCTCCAGACAAAGATGCAATTCTGAAAGCCACCGGCAACCTGTCCACACGCCACACTGACCGCACTGTTACCCAGCATAACATCAGAGAT TTTCAGACGGAGCTACGAAAAATCCTGGTTTCTCTCATTGAAGTCGCCCAGAAGCTTCTTGCCTTGAACCCTGATGCTGTCGAACTTTTCAAAAAGGCCAATG CAATGTTGGACGAAGATGAAGATGACCGGGTGGATGAAACAGCCCTTCAGCAGCTCACTGAGATGGGTTTCCCTGAGAGCAGAGCGATCAAAGCTCTTAGATTGAACCA CATGTCAGTCACCCAGGCAATGGAGTGGCTGATCGAGCATGTAGATGACCCCTCTGTAGACACACCTATACCTGGCCAGGACTCTTCTGGGGCAGCAGGAGCCACGGCTGCTGCCACACCAGGCTCCTCAGCCGCAGCCTCAGCCGCAGCTTCAGCCGCAGCTTCAGCCGCAGCCTCCGGTCCTAACCTTCTCCGCAGCCTCTCCAGCCAGTTGAGCACAGAAGAGAGCAGCAGGCAGGACGAGCTCACAGAGATCTTCAAGAGGATCCGCAGGAAACGGGAGTTCAGACCAGACTCAAGA GCTGTTATTGCATTGATGGAGATGGGGTTTGATGAGAAGGAGGTGGTTGATGCTCTGAGGGTGAATAACAACCAACAGGATGCTGCG TGTGAGTGGCTACTGGGAGACAGGAAACCTTCTCCAGAAGATCTAGACAAAGGCATCGACACCAACAGCCCGCTGTTCCAAGCCATTCTGGAGAATCCAGTGGTCCAGTTGGGTCTAACCAATCCCAAGACCCTGCTAG CATTTGAAGACATGCTTGAGAATCCTCTGAACAGCACCCAGTGGATGAACGACCCTGAGACTGGCCCCGTCATGCTCCAAATATCCAGAATCTTCCAGACCCTCAATCGCACATAG